The following is a genomic window from Hyphomicrobiales bacterium.
TGGAGCTCTAGACGATGCGTTTCAATCATGGGCTTGAAGTTGCGGCCGTGCGCTGGAAAGCGCTATCTACGGGTTGATTGCAGCAGGCCGTTGAACACGCCCGCAAACCCATCCTCAAACTTTCCGCGAACCGGCAGAGGCCCGGGTCGGTGCGCGATCAGCGGTGATCTGCCCTGTCGGAAGACAGGGCGGCGACGGCCGGGGGCTGTCTTTTACTTATCCCGGACCAGAAGCCCGCAAGCCACGGCAATATCGGTCGGCGTGACATGCGTATAGCAATAATCCAATGTATTGGAATCCACGACAGTACCTCTGAATGTACCATCTTTATCGGCCATGGCGAAGTGCTTGCCATCTACGGAGAGTGCACCGATCAGCGTCTCCGACACCTTTTCCGATGACAAGGAACCCCAGAAGGTTCTGCCTTCCTGCCCGTCGATCCGGAAGACGAATTTCGAGTTATGTCTTTTGAGCCCCTCTTGCCCCGGGATCGCCGAGGTTCCACTTTCGTGGTGTCGGCTCGGCCCGTCCACAATGTGAGCGCCTTGTGAGGGGGTCCATATCCCCTTCACATTCAACACCTCCTGCGCGATAGCGCTTGCGCCGCCAGCAAGCAGGCCCATAACCCCGCCGATTACATACATGTGTTTTTTCATTACCAGCCTCCCATCCTTCGACCGGACTTTAGCGGGGATGAGGGAGAGCTGTATAGGGCTCGTGAGGTGCTGTTTTACCGTCCAGCCAGGGCATGTTTGAGGTGATGTGCAAGCTCTTGTGTCGCAATGGATAGGATTATTGGTCAAATAATGAAGACAATTAAAATAAAATTATCACGAGTATTGAGTATTTATCCTTTCCATGTCGCCTGATAAATGATCTCGCAAAGTAAATTAAGTCCCGTGTGATAGATTTATAGGGGCGCCTGCTGGGGCGTCTCTTCCGCATCATCAGTTGGCCCTATCGTTATGCGGCCAACAGGACGGCGACGCGCCAATGCTTCGGCCGCGATACAGACGCCCGTGCCCGGCGGAGCCGGGGCGCCCGCTGGATATGAACAGCGGGGCGGGCTGCTGCCGTCATTCGGTAGCCTGGATCACGCGGCGCGTTTGGGGAGGTCTGCGAGAACCGGCTGGTGGTCGATGACCCTGTATGGATATGCTCGCATCCATGGCGCCTTGTTGCTTGGAACAATAGATCGAGCAGCGCATTACCGTAGTGCCGAAACTGCCAAGCTTCGGATGGATAGGAGGACGATCGATGGAAAACGAAGCCGCAACTGTGGGCTGGATCGCAGCCATAATCATAGGCGGCCTTGCTGGCTGGCTCGCGGAACAGTTCATGAAAAGCCAAATGGGCCTGCTCGGCAACATCATCCTCGGTATTGTTGGCGCTGTTGTTGCCAATTTTCTCCTTGGTCTCGTTGGTGTTGCGCTCGGTGGATGGCTCGGATACCTGATCGCTGGCTTCATCGGCGCCTGCATCCTGATTGCAATCGGCCGTGTCGTAAGGCGTTAGCCGCGTCTCAGGCGGCGTAATCGGGGGCGGCGTTCGGTGGTACCGTCAACGCCGCCTCGTAGTCCGATTGGGTTATGTCTGTCCCTGTTGGGGCCTGCGAAGTTTTGATCTGATTGATCAAACTACTCCTACGAACTATCCTCGCGCGGATTCGCAGTCGTCATGAGACAAGGGGGCCGACGTGGCAAGCGGATACGCTAAAGATATTCAGTCGCGCGATTTGGGCGAGGGAATTCGCTCGAAATGGGTCTGGTTCCTTTGCCTCGGCCTGCTCCTGGTTGGCGGCGGTGCCCTGGCGATCATGCTGCCCGTCGTGTCGACCATCGCGGCCAGTCTCGTGCTGGGCCTCGTTCTCGCCTGCATCGGTGTCGTTCAGATTATCCAGTCCTTCCAGGTCAAGGGCTGGGTTGGCTTCATCTGGCACCTACTGATCGGCGTGATCCAGTTCGTGGGCGGCGTGCTCATCTATCTCAACCCGCTCGCCGGTGCGATCGCGATCACGGCGCTCATCGCCATCGTATTCCTGGTCCAGGGCCTCTCCCAGATCGTGCTGGCGTTCCGGCTTCGGCCGCGGGCCGGCTGGGGGTGGTTGCTGACCTCCGGAGTTATCGCCTTGTTGGCGAGCGCCGCGTTGCTGTTGAAGTTCCCCTACACAAGCGTCTACACGCCGGGCACCATCGCCGGTATCTCGCTGCTGTTCGCCGGATGTGCCTATCTCGCGATCGCTTTCACGGCCCGGCGCATCGGCTGATACCCAGGGCTGGGGCGCAGTTCGCGGTTGGGACGGGGTGGGCCGGCTGCAGGGTGGCCCATTCCCGGTCGGGCTCGATCGGCCGCAGGGCGATGCTGCCCCGCAAAATCCAGTAATTGCTGGTTGCATCCGGAGGCTGCGCGTGCCGACGTAGATCGTCTCTGGATCAATATTCAGGACTCTCGGCCTGTGGATCCTGATCAGGTCGATTGCCGCGGTGGGGCTTGCATCGTTCTTCGCCTCCATGTCCCCGGCGTCCGGCGTCAATCGGCTGGCGGTCCCCTTGCCCCGATGACGCATCGGCGCGGACGCGGCAGAGGCCGTTTTCGCCATGGCGAGCCTCACTTTCCCAGCTCAGAAAAAATCAGATGCGACGCGGTATCACTCTGCCGTCGCCGCTTGGCTTCGGAGGCCGAAGTCGCTGGGCCACGGGCTCTGTCGCTCCAAAGCTGAGGGGCGACGAAAGGTAAGCGCACTCCCTCGCTGCGGCCTCGGAACTCTGCCTTGTCGATGCCATCATCGCAGTGGCGGCTTCCCATCGAAGGTGTGCGTGCTAAGAGCTGTCGGTGGGCACGCGTGTGAGCCAAACACGCAATGCGGGATTTTCACGCGCCAATGGAGCTGCAGTCGCCGAAGGCTCAAGATTTATCTATATAGATCAATATCTTGAATGATTTTTGCGATGCTGGTACGCTTCTTGCCATCTCTCATGCCATAAGTCCGCCAAGAGCATAACACGGCATGGAGGGGTTCATGTTTCATAGGTTTTCCGCCGCCGCAGCCATTGCGGTCATGGTCACGCTGCCGTTCGCATCCGCGCAGGCGAGCGAGTTGCGCGTGGGGTTCACGCTGGATGCGTTGACCCTCGATCCGGCGAATCATCGCAACCGGCAGACCGAAACCATCCTCCGCAACATCTATGATGGCCTCCTCACGCGCGACGCGAAGATGAAGGTCGTGCCGGAGCTGGCCGAGTCCTGGACGCAGGTTGATCCGCTCACCTACGACTTCCGCATCCGTCAGGGTGTGAAGTTCCATGACGGTTCTGCCATGACGGCGGACGATATCGTCTTCACCTTCGAGCGTCTGACGAAGGATGGCGCGATGGGCGGGCAAACAAGCCCGCGCAAGGATCTGGTGGGGCCGGTCGAGTCTATCGCGAAGGTCGACGACAATACCGTGCGCTTCAAGCTGAAGGAGCCCTGGCCGATCCTGCCCGCCATGCTGCCGGTGCAGGAGGTCGTGAGCAAGGCTTTCACCGAGAAGGTCGGCTCGCAGGGGCTGGCGACCCAGACCAACGGCAACGGCCCGTTCAAGCTGGTGGAGTGGCGCAAGGGTGACGCGATTATTCTTGAGCGCTTCAACGACTATTACGGTGGTTCGCCCGATATCGCGCCCGTCGGCAAGGCCTGTGTCGATCGTGTCATCTTCCGGATCATTCCAGAAAACGCGTCGCGTGTGGCAGCTTTGCTCGCGGGCGAAGCGGACATCATCGCCGAGCTGCCGCCTTATGACATGAAGAAGGTGGAGGCCAACGCCAATACCAAGGTGATGAAGGTCAACGGCACCCGTTCCTTCTTCGTCGCGCTGAACAACGCCAAGAAACCCTTCGACGACCCCCGGGTTCGCCGCGCCGCCAATATGGCCGTCAACAAGGCCCTGATCATCGATAAGATCCTGCTGGGGACCGCGGTCCCGCTCAATGGTGTGCTGAGCCCGGATGCCTTTGGGTTCAACCCGGATCTGCCGAACTATGGGTTCGACGTTGAGGCCGCCAAGGCGCTTCTCGCCGAGGCCGGCTATCCCAATGGTCTCGATGTCACCCTCGATACCGAGGGGACTTACAAGGACATGGCGGAGGCTGTGGCCGCGATGCTGACCAAGATCGGGATTCGCACCAAGGTGGCGGTGGGCGAAGGCTCGACCATCCGCGCGAAATGGGCGCCCGCCGGCGAGAAGAAGGGCGATATGTATTTCAACTCCTGGGGCAATGGCTCGCTGGATCCGGCGGACATCTTCGTTCCGACATTGCGAACGGGCGATCGCGGCAATACGGCTTTCTATTCGAACAAGGAGGTCGACACCCTCCTCGATGCGGCCAATGTGGAACTCGATCAGAGCAAACGCGCTGATCTCTACAAGAAGGCGCAGGTTCTCGTGAACAAGGACGCGCCCTGGATTTTCCTGTGGCTGCCACAGGATATCTACGGTGTGTCCAAGCGCGTCACGGGTTGGGAGCCGAGCGCCGACAGCCGTATCAACCTGCACGATGCCTGCGTGAAATGATCGGCGGTCGCGAGGTGGGTTGATGGAGAGCGCGCGATGAAGCCACTGGCGCTCCTGGGGCGCACGCTCCAGCTCGTCCCGGTTCTTCTCGGGGTCAGCGTCATCGTCTTCGTGATGATGATGCTGACGCCGGGAGATCCGGTGGAGATCATGCTGGCGGACCAGCAGGCAACGCCGCAGCAGGTCGAGACCATGCGCCATGACATGGGGCTCGACCGGCCGGCGCTGGAAAGGTTTGGTGTCTTTCTCGGCAATGCGCTCACCGGCAATTTCGGCCTAAGCTTCTTCCATCGCCGTCCGGTGTTCGACGTGATCGCCGAACGTCTGCCGGCGACGATCGAGCTGACGTTGGCGGCGCTCATTCTCTCGTTGCTGATCGCCATTCCTCTCGGCGTGGTGGCGGCGCTCAAGAAGAACAGCCTGATCGATCGGCTGGCGGCAGTCGGCTCGCTCTTCGGAATTTCGCTGCCCGGCTTCTGGTTCGGGATCATTCTCATTATTCTCTTCGCGGTTCATCTCAAGATCCTGCCCGTCGCCGGGCGCATGGATTTTGCCTGCGAGGTGCCGCCGATCACGTATCTCCTGACGATTGACAGCTTGCTGCGTGGGAGGCCTGACTGCTTCTCCAACGCGCTGTCGCATCTCGTGCTGCCGGCATTCACGCTTGCCCTGCCGATGGCCGCTGTGCTGACGCGCGTACAGCGCACAGCGATGATCGAGGTCCTGCGATCGGACTACATCACCTTCGCCGAAGCCAAGGGTTTGTCACGAAGGCGCATACTCTGGCGGCACGCGCTGAAGAACGCGCTTGTGCCGACGGTCACGGTGGCGGCCATCGAGACGGGCTCGCTCCTGGGCGGCAACATGGTGGTGGAGACGGTTTTCGGTTGGCCGGGGCTCGGGCGGCTCGTCGTCGAGAGCATTTTCGTTCGCAACTATCCGCTGGTGCAGGCCGCAGTCCTGTTCTACGCCGTGACCTATGTTCTGCTGAATTTCGTCGCGGATATTCTTTATACGGTTCTCAATCCGCGAGTAAAACTATGACCGCGGTACCAAACGACGGGACGATCACCCGGGAACGCATCGAAAGTCCGACGGGGCAGAGCCTCAGGCGCTTCCTGGCGGACCGGTTCTCTTCCGGCGCGATGGGGATCGTCGTTCTCTTCGTGCTTCTCGCCATTTTCGCGCCCTTTATCGCGCCGCACGATCCCTACGAGACGGATCTGTTCCGGCGCTTGCAGCCACCAGCCTGGATGGAGGGCGGCGAATGGAGCTTCATCCTGGGGTGCGATGGGCTCGGGCGCGATATCCTGTCCCGCATCATCTACGGCGCGCGCGTTTCGATCACCATCGGCCTCGCAGTTGTCATGATCGCGACGATGATCGGCATCGTCCTTGGCCTCGCCGCCGGTTATCTCCGTGGCTGGGCCGATATCGTCATTTCGCGGATCATCGATATCCTCCTCGGCTTCCCCTATCTCATCTTCGCCATCGCCTTGATGGCGATGATGGGGCCGGGCCTGCAGAACATCATCCTGGCGCTCGTCCTGAAGGAATGGGTGGTTCCCGCCCGCGTTGTCCGTGGCGAGGTGCTGGCCGCGCGTGAGATGGAATATGTCGAGGCCGCGCGCGCGGTAGGGGCGCCGCGCCCCTACATCATGTTCCGCGAGATCCTGCCCAACATCCTCTCGCCGGTGATCGTGGTGTCCACCATCCGCATGGCGCATGTCATCATTCTCGAGGCGAGCCTGTCCTTCCTCGGCATCGGCGTGCAGCCACCCACCGCCTCATGGGGCTCGATGGTGGCCGACGGCCGCGCCTTCGTCCTCGACGCCTGGTGGGTCAGCACCTTTCCGGGGCTCGCCATTCTCGCGCTCGTTCTTTCCATCAATGTTGCCAGCCAGGGCCTTCGTGATGCTTTTGACCCGAAGTTCAGCGACTGAAAGTCCGGCGCCGCTGCTCTCGATCCGTGGCCTGAAGACCTGCTTCCCGACACGCGCGGGGCTTGTCACGGCCGTCGACGGCGTCGATCTCGACGTTCAGCCGGGAGAATGCCTCGGGATCGTCGGCGAGAGCGGCTCCGGCAAGAGCGTGACCTTCGCCAGCGTGATCGGCCTCATTCGTCCTCCCGGACGGATCGCTGAAGGCTCGATCCATTTCGACGGTGCGGATCTCAGGACGCTCGATCCAAGCGGATGGCGGCGCCTGCGCGGGCGCGACATCGCGATGACGATGCAGGACGCGCTGACAGCGCTGAACCCGGCATTGACGGTTGGCGAGCAGATCTGCGAGGTGCTCATCGCCCATGCCGCGGATCTCCCGCGCCGCAATCGCCGGCGGTCCGCGCGCGAGCGGGCCATCGAGATGCTGCGGCTGGTCGGCATTCCGGCTGCGGAAAGCCGGATGGACGACTATCCGCACCAGTTCTCCGGTGGCATGCGTCAGCGCATCATGATCGCGATTGCACTGGCTTGCCGTCCCAAACTGCTGATCGCGGATGAGCCGACCACCGCGCTCGACGTCACCATCCAGGCGCAGGTGCTGGACCTGATCAGCGATCTTCGCCGTGAGCTCGGCATGAGCGTCGTTCTCATCACGCATGATCTCGGCGTGGTGGCCGAGCATACCGACCGGGTGGCGGTGATGTATGCGGGGCAGATCGTGGAGACCGGCCTGACGCGGGAACTGATCGAGCATCCCCGGCATCCCTATACCCGTGGCCTGATCGGCCTCATTCCGCGCCTGTCGGATCTCGATGCGCCCATCAAGCCGATCGAGGGGCGGGTTCCGGAACTAATCGGTCTCGGCGGCACCTGCCGCTTCCATGATCGCTGCGAGTTTCACCGGCCGGAGTGCCGGCAGGACATCCCGATGCTGCCTGTGGGTGTCGCGCATGAGGCGCGCTGCATCCGTGCCGGGGAGGATCTGCCATGACACATCAGGGACAGCAGCCGTTGCTTGACGTTCGCAACGTGGAGAAGGTCTACCATCTCAACGACGGCATTCTCCAGCGGATCATGCGCGAGCCGCCGCGCGTGCTGCGCGCTGTCGACCATGTCAGCTTCTCCGTCCAGGCGGGCGAAACGCTCGGCCTCATCGGCGAATCCGGATGCGGCAAGTCCACGCTCGCCCGCACGGTTCTTCGCCTGCATGAACCAACATCCGGCAGCATCGTCTTCGACGGAACGGACATAACCCGGATTTCGCTGGGAGAGATGACCGCGTTGCGGCGACGCATGCAGATCATCTTCCAGGATCCCTATGCCTCCCTGAACCCGCGAAAATCGGTGGAGCAGATCGTCGGCCTGCCGCTGGCGCTGCATGGCGTGGCGAAACGCGGCGAGCTCCGCGATCGCGTCGTCGCCATGATGGAAAATGTCGGCCTCAAGAGCGCGCATCTCGGTCGCTATCCGCACCAGTTCTCGGGCGGGCAGCGGCAGCGCATCGGCATCGCCCGCGCGCTCATCCTCAATCCGAGCTTCGTCGTGTGCGACGAGCCGGTCTCGGCGCTCGACGTATCCGTGCAGGCGCAGATCATCGCGCTGCTCGGGACATTGAAGCGCGAGCTCGGCCTGACCTACCTGTTCATCTCCCACGATATCGGGGTGATCGGCCATGTCAGCGATCGCGTCGCGGTCATGTATCTCGGCGATATCGTCGAGATCGGGCCGACGCGAGCACTGCTCCGCGCTCCACAGCACCCCTATACAAAAGCCCTGCTATCCGCCGTGCCGCAGATCGATGCCGGCAGCCGGCGAGAGCGGGTGAAGCTGACCGGCGATCTGCCATCGCCCCTGTCGCCGCCCTCGGGCTGCAAGTTCCACACGCGCTGTCCCTTCGCCATGGAAGTTTGCCGCCGCGAGGAGCCCGTTTTGCGCGAGCATGGCCATGATGCCCTCGCGGCTTGCCACCTGCTGGAGATGCAGCATGCTGCTTGAGTCGGGAACACCCATGCTCCTTTCCGGGGATGCCTATGGGCGAGGACGGGCGCAGGCCGTCTGCGGGCCCGCCCTCGTGGAGGCGGTGCGTGAGGCCGTCTCCCTGCGCCTGGCACAGGCCGCCTCCTTGCTGACGCGTGGCGATGTCAGGGAATTCCTCGATCGTCAGGAGGCCGATCTGGAAGGTCTCGATCCCGAGGCCGCCGCGGAAACGCGCGGAATAGCTGATGGCTTCGACATCAACTACGCCGCGCTTCTCACGTATCTCCATCTCGGGCTGCTTCGGGACTTCGCGCAGGATGGCTGTTCGGCATGGGCATGGGGGACGCCGGGCCATGCCGAAACAGTCCTCGTCAAGAACCGCGATTATCGGGGTGAGCATGTGGCGCTCCAGCGTGTCTTCCTGCACCGGGATCCCGCCCGGCCGGGGGAAGCCGTGTTGTGTGTCGGCAGCTTGGGGAGCCCCGGCGCGTTTTCCAGCGGCATGAACGCGAAGGGGCTCGCGATCGTCGACACCCATGTATCGACCCGCGACCATGGCCCGGGCCTGCTGCGCTACTTCCTGATGACGCGGTTGTTGTGGACCTGCGGCGATGTCGAGGAGGCGCTTGCCGTGATCGCTGCGCTGCCGCATGCCGGTGGTGGGTGCATCGTGCTCGCCGATGCGAAGGGTGAAAGCGCGGCCGTCGAACTGGGGCACAGCGCGCAGGCCGTGGAGCGGGGCGCGCCCTTCGTCGCGAAGACCAACCATTTCGTCGATCCCGGCTGCGCGCCCTTCTGGTTTCCTGTCGGCGCCGATCCCATGGCGACAAGCACCCGGGGGCGCTATGCGCGCCTCATGACATGGCTTGGCGCGCGCATGGAGCCGCCGCAACTGGCTGATATCGCGGCGCTGATGGGCGGCCACGGGGAGCATGGCGAAGAGGCGCTGTGCCGGCACGGCCAGGACGGGGATTCCAGCACGATTTCCTGTTCGGTATTTGCACCTTCGAAGCGTCGTCTCTACTTTTCAGCGCAACACCCTTGCGCCGGCGCGTGGAGCGTTTACGACTGCCGGCCCTGAGGAGAACGGGGCAATCTTGGCTTACGAAGCGGGGCTTATCGGCGAACATTCCTCCATCGTCGAAGTGAGGCGGCTCATCGACCGGGTGGCCCGCAGCGCGGCGCGCGCCGTGCTGATCTACGGCGAGACTGGCACCGGCAAAGGGCTTATAGCCCGTCTTGTCCACCAGCAGTCGGCGCGCGCGCCGCAGCCCTTCGTCGACGTCAATTGCGCGGCTATTCCAGACCAGCTTCTCGAGTCCGAACTGTTCGGCCACGAGAAGGGAGCCTTCACAGGCGCGGCCACGCGCAAGTCCGGCCTGATCGAAACGGCCAATGGCGGCTCGATTTTCCTGGACGAGATCCGCGACATGAATCTCGTCATGCAGGCCAAGCTCCTGACAGTCCTCGACACGCAGCGGATGCGCCGCGTCGGCGCGACGGCCGCGGTCGACGTCGACGTGCGCTTCATCGCCGCCACCAACCGCATCCTCCTGTCGGAGGTCAAAGCCGGGCGCTTCCGTGAGGATCTGTATTATCGGCTGCAGGTGGTGGCGATCAACTCGCCGCCGCTCAGGGAGCGCGGCGACGATATCTTTGTCCTGACCGAGAACTTTCTGCGCCGGCTAAGCAGTCGCTACGGGCGCGTGGTCCGGGGGCTCTCGCCGGAGGTTCGCGACATATTCCGCCGTTACCGGTGGCCCGGCAATGTCAGGGAACTCGAGAACCTGCTCGAGCGCATTTTTATCCTAGAGGACGACGCCATCATTATCGCGCGGCATCTGCCGGACCGTATTCTGCGCGATGTCCGCGAGGCGGAAAGCACGCTGAAATCCGGGGCGTCACAGCAGGACGGACCGGAGCCGATAGACGTGCCCGACGAGCCACTCGACTATCACGAGGCCACGTCTCAATTCCAGGCCCGCATCATTCGCCAGGCCCTCGTCGCCACCCAGGGCAATCTCACCGAAACAGCGGCGCGGCTCGGGCTGTCACGGCATGCCTTGCGGCACCAGATGCTGAAGCTTGGGATGACGTGAGCGCGCGCGTTTCACGCGTCGGCGCGCGAACCGCGCGACAGGACTGTCCGCTCTGCCTGCGCTCAGTGATTTTGGCTTTAGAAAATCCTTCTATATCAATATGATATAGAAAATATGGGGCGTGGCACAAAACCTGCTGAACCGGGGATGCGCATCCTGTGATGCGCTTATCGGAGGTCCCTGGTTATGTCGCTTATCCGGATTATCTGCCCCAATGGTCATTTGGGCTTCGCGCCTCTGAA
Proteins encoded in this region:
- a CDS encoding conserved exported hypothetical protein (Evidence 4 : Unknown function but conserved in other organisms), translated to MKKHMYVIGGVMGLLAGGASAIAQEVLNVKGIWTPSQGAHIVDGPSRHHESGTSAIPGQEGLKRHNSKFVFRIDGQEGRTFWGSLSSEKVSETLIGALSVDGKHFAMADKDGTFRGTVVDSNTLDYCYTHVTPTDIAVACGLLVRDK
- a CDS encoding GlsB/YeaQ/YmgE family stress response membrane protein; translated protein: MENEAATVGWIAAIIIGGLAGWLAEQFMKSQMGLLGNIILGIVGAVVANFLLGLVGVALGGWLGYLIAGFIGACILIAIGRVVRR
- a CDS encoding putative Protein HdeD (Evidence 3 : Putative function from multiple computational evidences) — encoded protein: MASGYAKDIQSRDLGEGIRSKWVWFLCLGLLLVGGGALAIMLPVVSTIAASLVLGLVLACIGVVQIIQSFQVKGWVGFIWHLLIGVIQFVGGVLIYLNPLAGAIAITALIAIVFLVQGLSQIVLAFRLRPRAGWGWLLTSGVIALLASAALLLKFPYTSVYTPGTIAGISLLFAGCAYLAIAFTARRIG
- a CDS encoding Peptide/nickel transport system substrate-binding protein, whose protein sequence is MFHRFSAAAAIAVMVTLPFASAQASELRVGFTLDALTLDPANHRNRQTETILRNIYDGLLTRDAKMKVVPELAESWTQVDPLTYDFRIRQGVKFHDGSAMTADDIVFTFERLTKDGAMGGQTSPRKDLVGPVESIAKVDDNTVRFKLKEPWPILPAMLPVQEVVSKAFTEKVGSQGLATQTNGNGPFKLVEWRKGDAIILERFNDYYGGSPDIAPVGKACVDRVIFRIIPENASRVAALLAGEADIIAELPPYDMKKVEANANTKVMKVNGTRSFFVALNNAKKPFDDPRVRRAANMAVNKALIIDKILLGTAVPLNGVLSPDAFGFNPDLPNYGFDVEAAKALLAEAGYPNGLDVTLDTEGTYKDMAEAVAAMLTKIGIRTKVAVGEGSTIRAKWAPAGEKKGDMYFNSWGNGSLDPADIFVPTLRTGDRGNTAFYSNKEVDTLLDAANVELDQSKRADLYKKAQVLVNKDAPWIFLWLPQDIYGVSKRVTGWEPSADSRINLHDACVK
- the dppB gene encoding Di/tripeptide transport system permease protein DppB, whose product is MKPLALLGRTLQLVPVLLGVSVIVFVMMMLTPGDPVEIMLADQQATPQQVETMRHDMGLDRPALERFGVFLGNALTGNFGLSFFHRRPVFDVIAERLPATIELTLAALILSLLIAIPLGVVAALKKNSLIDRLAAVGSLFGISLPGFWFGIILIILFAVHLKILPVAGRMDFACEVPPITYLLTIDSLLRGRPDCFSNALSHLVLPAFTLALPMAAVLTRVQRTAMIEVLRSDYITFAEAKGLSRRRILWRHALKNALVPTVTVAAIETGSLLGGNMVVETVFGWPGLGRLVVESIFVRNYPLVQAAVLFYAVTYVLLNFVADILYTVLNPRVKL
- the dppC gene encoding dipeptide ABC transporter membrane subunit DppC codes for the protein MTAVPNDGTITRERIESPTGQSLRRFLADRFSSGAMGIVVLFVLLAIFAPFIAPHDPYETDLFRRLQPPAWMEGGEWSFILGCDGLGRDILSRIIYGARVSITIGLAVVMIATMIGIVLGLAAGYLRGWADIVISRIIDILLGFPYLIFAIALMAMMGPGLQNIILALVLKEWVVPARVVRGEVLAAREMEYVEAARAVGAPRPYIMFREILPNILSPVIVVSTIRMAHVIILEASLSFLGIGVQPPTASWGSMVADGRAFVLDAWWVSTFPGLAILALVLSINVASQGLRDAFDPKFSD
- the dppD gene encoding dipeptide ABC transporter ATP binding subunit DppD, which translates into the protein MLLTRSSATESPAPLLSIRGLKTCFPTRAGLVTAVDGVDLDVQPGECLGIVGESGSGKSVTFASVIGLIRPPGRIAEGSIHFDGADLRTLDPSGWRRLRGRDIAMTMQDALTALNPALTVGEQICEVLIAHAADLPRRNRRRSARERAIEMLRLVGIPAAESRMDDYPHQFSGGMRQRIMIAIALACRPKLLIADEPTTALDVTIQAQVLDLISDLRRELGMSVVLITHDLGVVAEHTDRVAVMYAGQIVETGLTRELIEHPRHPYTRGLIGLIPRLSDLDAPIKPIEGRVPELIGLGGTCRFHDRCEFHRPECRQDIPMLPVGVAHEARCIRAGEDLP
- the dppF gene encoding dipeptide ABC transporter ATP binding subunit DppF, yielding MTHQGQQPLLDVRNVEKVYHLNDGILQRIMREPPRVLRAVDHVSFSVQAGETLGLIGESGCGKSTLARTVLRLHEPTSGSIVFDGTDITRISLGEMTALRRRMQIIFQDPYASLNPRKSVEQIVGLPLALHGVAKRGELRDRVVAMMENVGLKSAHLGRYPHQFSGGQRQRIGIARALILNPSFVVCDEPVSALDVSVQAQIIALLGTLKRELGLTYLFISHDIGVIGHVSDRVAVMYLGDIVEIGPTRALLRAPQHPYTKALLSAVPQIDAGSRRERVKLTGDLPSPLSPPSGCKFHTRCPFAMEVCRREEPVLREHGHDALAACHLLEMQHAA
- a CDS encoding Acyl-CoA:6-aminopenicillanic acid acyl transferase, translating into MLLESGTPMLLSGDAYGRGRAQAVCGPALVEAVREAVSLRLAQAASLLTRGDVREFLDRQEADLEGLDPEAAAETRGIADGFDINYAALLTYLHLGLLRDFAQDGCSAWAWGTPGHAETVLVKNRDYRGEHVALQRVFLHRDPARPGEAVLCVGSLGSPGAFSSGMNAKGLAIVDTHVSTRDHGPGLLRYFLMTRLLWTCGDVEEALAVIAALPHAGGGCIVLADAKGESAAVELGHSAQAVERGAPFVAKTNHFVDPGCAPFWFPVGADPMATSTRGRYARLMTWLGARMEPPQLADIAALMGGHGEHGEEALCRHGQDGDSSTISCSVFAPSKRRLYFSAQHPCAGAWSVYDCRP
- a CDS encoding Regulatory Fis family protein, which encodes MAYEAGLIGEHSSIVEVRRLIDRVARSAARAVLIYGETGTGKGLIARLVHQQSARAPQPFVDVNCAAIPDQLLESELFGHEKGAFTGAATRKSGLIETANGGSIFLDEIRDMNLVMQAKLLTVLDTQRMRRVGATAAVDVDVRFIAATNRILLSEVKAGRFREDLYYRLQVVAINSPPLRERGDDIFVLTENFLRRLSSRYGRVVRGLSPEVRDIFRRYRWPGNVRELENLLERIFILEDDAIIIARHLPDRILRDVREAESTLKSGASQQDGPEPIDVPDEPLDYHEATSQFQARIIRQALVATQGNLTETAARLGLSRHALRHQMLKLGMT